One genomic segment of Profundibacter amoris includes these proteins:
- a CDS encoding phytoene/squalene synthase family protein produces MSIETCAEMLRKSDPDRFLATMTAPPDVRAKLFPLYAFNLEVAHLPWVSAEPMITEMRLQWWQDSIAAVFRGDTPDPHEVLTPLAGVIRAHDLQQQEFHDLIEARRRDTYAQPFTETPQLWQYLQDTSGNLMAIAARMLGVGSGGIKAAQDYGTAAGLANYLLAVPELKARGRMPLPEDSEDTVQSMAREALAMLDQNSNISALKPALPALLTACQARPILKAVAKQPAKVGQGQLQRSDFRRKGRLLVNSMLGRW; encoded by the coding sequence GTGAGCATCGAAACCTGCGCCGAGATGCTGCGCAAATCCGACCCCGACCGCTTTTTGGCCACCATGACCGCCCCGCCGGATGTGCGGGCAAAGCTGTTCCCGCTCTATGCCTTCAACCTCGAGGTGGCGCATTTGCCGTGGGTGTCGGCGGAACCGATGATCACCGAAATGCGCCTGCAATGGTGGCAGGATTCCATCGCCGCCGTTTTTCGCGGCGATACGCCGGACCCGCACGAGGTGCTGACGCCGCTTGCCGGTGTGATCCGCGCGCATGATCTGCAACAACAGGAATTCCATGACCTGATCGAGGCACGGCGGCGCGATACCTATGCCCAGCCGTTCACCGAGACCCCGCAGTTGTGGCAATATTTGCAGGATACCTCGGGCAACCTGATGGCGATTGCTGCGCGTATGTTGGGGGTCGGGAGTGGCGGGATCAAAGCGGCACAGGACTACGGCACGGCGGCGGGGCTGGCGAATTACCTGCTGGCGGTGCCCGAATTGAAGGCGCGGGGACGGATGCCCTTGCCGGAAGATAGCGAGGATACCGTGCAAAGCATGGCACGCGAGGCTTTGGCTATGCTGGATCAAAACAGCAATATATCGGCTTTGAAGCCCGCCTTGCCTGCACTGCTGACAGCCTGCCAGGCGCGCCCGATACTCAAGGCGGTGGCAAAACAGCCTGCAAAAGTCGGGCAAGGGCAATTGCAACGCTCGGACTTCCGCCGCAAGGGACGGTTGCTGGTCAATTCCATGCTGGGGCGTTGGTAG
- a CDS encoding MFS transporter, giving the protein MIADVSISTAKRNVAILVLAQALLGAQMPIIFILGGLAGLSLASNPCFATLPISVIILGSVIAATPLSAFMQKYGRRAGFMLGTGFGALGASISAYGLYIQSFPVFIAGSLFTGVYMSGQGFYRFAAADTSTEDFRPKAISYVLAGGLAAAVIGPQLVKLTADAMVIPFLGSYLTVIVINLVGSLMFLFLNIPTPPAPVEGAPAGRSRMELLKTPMIAVAIICAMVSYALMNLVMTSTPLAVVGCGFERNTAADIVSSHVLAMYIPSFFTGHLIARYGPVKIISIGLAILASAGLVALTGVELDQFFIALVLLGVGWNFGYIGATSMLAASYEPEERGRIQGLNDMLVFGGVTLASLASGGLMNCSGGDAQAGWQAVNMAMIPFLTLAGAALIWLVLRPQQD; this is encoded by the coding sequence ATGATTGCTGACGTTTCCATATCGACCGCCAAACGCAATGTGGCCATTCTGGTGTTGGCGCAGGCCCTTTTGGGGGCGCAGATGCCGATCATCTTTATTCTGGGCGGTCTGGCGGGGCTTAGCCTTGCCAGCAACCCGTGCTTTGCCACCCTGCCGATTTCGGTGATCATTCTGGGCTCGGTAATTGCCGCAACCCCGCTTTCGGCCTTCATGCAGAAATACGGCCGTCGTGCGGGGTTCATGCTGGGCACGGGTTTTGGCGCACTTGGCGCATCTATCAGCGCCTATGGCCTGTATATCCAGTCGTTTCCGGTGTTCATCGCCGGATCCCTGTTCACCGGCGTCTATATGTCGGGTCAGGGGTTCTACCGCTTTGCCGCCGCCGATACCTCGACCGAGGATTTCCGCCCCAAAGCGATCTCCTATGTGCTGGCCGGCGGGCTAGCGGCCGCTGTGATCGGGCCGCAACTGGTGAAACTGACGGCGGACGCAATGGTGATCCCGTTTCTGGGCAGTTACCTGACGGTTATTGTGATTAACCTTGTCGGATCACTGATGTTCCTGTTTCTGAACATCCCGACACCCCCTGCCCCGGTCGAGGGCGCGCCGGCAGGTCGCAGCCGGATGGAGCTGCTAAAAACCCCTATGATCGCCGTCGCAATTATCTGTGCGATGGTGTCCTATGCGCTGATGAATCTGGTAATGACCTCGACCCCACTGGCCGTTGTCGGCTGCGGGTTCGAGCGCAATACCGCTGCCGATATCGTATCGTCACATGTTCTGGCCATGTATATCCCGTCGTTCTTCACCGGCCATCTGATTGCCCGCTACGGCCCCGTCAAAATCATCTCGATCGGGCTGGCCATTCTGGCCTCGGCCGGACTGGTGGCGCTGACGGGGGTCGAGCTGGACCAGTTCTTTATCGCGCTGGTCCTGCTGGGGGTTGGCTGGAACTTTGGTTATATCGGCGCCACATCCATGCTGGCAGCGTCTTATGAACCCGAAGAACGCGGGCGTATTCAGGGGTTGAACGATATGCTGGTATTTGGCGGCGTGACGTTGGCATCACTGGCCTCGGGCGGGTTGATGAACTGCTCGGGCGGGGATGCGCAGGCAGGCTGGCAGGCCGTGAACATGGCCATGATCCCGTTCTTGACGCTGGCCGGGGCTGCGCTGATCTGGTTGGTGCTAAGGCCGCAACAGGATTAA
- a CDS encoding cobyrinate a,c-diamide synthase, whose product MGNGLILSAPGSGAGKTTITLGILRALAKRGVKVRGAKSGPDYIDPRFHEAACAAPCPNLDAWAMTPERIRALAAGDGLLMIEGAMGLFDGAPPVGKGATADLARLLDLPVVLIVDAAKTAQSVAPLVAGFAAHDKDVRIAGIILNNVGSPRHESMLARALAPLGIPVLGEVYRQSGLEHPSRHLGLVQAGEHPDLAAYLDRAAQAVEKALDLDALVKLATPLPKATPPKRLKPPAQNIAIAQDRAFAFAYPHILQDWRENGAQLQFFSPLADEPAPQADMIFLPGGYPELHAGQLAAATAFRTSMQLAQVNGTLIYGECGGYMALGNGLTDADGSRHEMLGLLPLETSFAKRKLHLGYRNVAATEGPFTGLFAAHEFHYASTINAHGPPLFMAEDAEGKDLGPMGLIHDNVSGSFIHLIEKQ is encoded by the coding sequence ATGGGTAACGGCCTGATCCTCTCGGCCCCGGGTTCGGGCGCTGGCAAAACCACCATCACACTGGGCATCCTGCGGGCCCTGGCCAAACGCGGGGTCAAGGTGCGCGGCGCGAAGTCAGGCCCCGATTACATCGACCCGCGCTTTCACGAGGCCGCTTGCGCTGCGCCCTGCCCCAATCTGGACGCCTGGGCGATGACACCGGAGCGCATCCGCGCCTTGGCCGCAGGCGACGGGCTGCTGATGATCGAGGGCGCGATGGGCCTGTTTGACGGCGCGCCCCCTGTTGGCAAAGGTGCCACCGCCGATCTGGCGCGTCTGCTGGACCTGCCGGTGGTGCTGATTGTCGATGCGGCCAAAACCGCGCAATCGGTCGCCCCGCTGGTGGCCGGATTTGCGGCCCATGACAAAGACGTGCGGATTGCGGGCATCATCCTGAACAATGTCGGCTCGCCACGCCATGAATCCATGCTGGCCCGCGCCCTTGCCCCGCTGGGCATCCCCGTTCTGGGCGAGGTCTACCGCCAAAGCGGGCTGGAGCATCCCTCGCGCCATCTGGGGCTGGTGCAGGCCGGCGAACACCCTGACCTTGCGGCCTATCTGGACCGCGCCGCCCAAGCGGTGGAAAAGGCGCTTGATCTGGACGCACTGGTGAAACTGGCCACCCCGCTGCCCAAGGCCACGCCGCCAAAGCGCCTGAAACCACCGGCCCAAAACATTGCTATCGCACAGGACCGCGCCTTTGCTTTTGCCTATCCGCATATCCTGCAGGACTGGCGGGAAAACGGGGCGCAGCTGCAATTCTTCTCGCCGCTGGCCGATGAACCCGCACCACAGGCCGATATGATCTTTCTGCCCGGTGGATATCCCGAATTGCACGCGGGCCAACTGGCCGCGGCCACCGCGTTTCGCACCTCGATGCAACTGGCACAGGTGAACGGCACGCTGATTTACGGCGAATGCGGCGGCTATATGGCCCTTGGCAACGGGCTGACCGATGCCGATGGCAGCCGCCATGAAATGCTGGGTCTGCTGCCGCTGGAAACATCTTTTGCCAAACGCAAACTGCACCTTGGCTATCGCAACGTTGCCGCCACCGAAGGGCCGTTTACCGGCCTGTTTGCGGCCCATGAATTCCACTATGCCAGCACGATCAACGCCCACGGCCCGCCCCTGTTCATGGCCGAAGACGCCGAGGGCAAGGATCTGGGACCCATGGGCCTGATCCACGACAATGTCAGCGGATCCTTCATCCATCTGATCGAAAAGCAATAG
- the cobA gene encoding uroporphyrinogen-III C-methyltransferase → MSESVPLPDFPAGHVWLCGAGPGDAGLLTLHAVNALKQADVIVHDALIGADILALGLPAAERIYVGKRGGQSATQTQISQRLVELAQTGKRVLRLKGGDPFMFGRGGEEAQVLAAANIPWRIIPGVTAGIGGLAMAGIPVTHRDVNQAAIFATGHDPATDWAAIARAAPVIVIYMGLKRIGDIARILIKAGRGADTPVAIVTDASLPTQKILQTTLGRIADDLAAHPVSPPAVICIGGTVDILENSNG, encoded by the coding sequence ATGAGCGAATCTGTTCCCTTGCCCGATTTCCCTGCCGGCCATGTCTGGCTGTGCGGCGCCGGCCCCGGTGATGCGGGGCTGTTGACGCTGCATGCGGTGAATGCGTTGAAACAGGCCGATGTGATCGTGCATGATGCGCTGATCGGGGCGGATATTCTGGCTTTGGGCCTTCCGGCGGCTGAACGGATCTACGTTGGCAAACGCGGCGGGCAATCGGCCACGCAGACGCAAATCTCGCAAAGGCTGGTGGAACTGGCGCAGACGGGCAAGCGGGTGTTGCGGCTAAAAGGGGGCGATCCCTTTATGTTCGGGCGCGGCGGAGAAGAGGCACAGGTGCTGGCCGCCGCCAACATCCCCTGGCGCATTATCCCCGGTGTGACGGCGGGCATTGGCGGGCTGGCGATGGCAGGCATCCCCGTCACCCACCGCGATGTCAATCAGGCGGCGATCTTTGCCACCGGCCATGATCCGGCCACCGACTGGGCCGCGATTGCCCGTGCCGCGCCGGTGATCGTGATCTATATGGGGCTGAAACGGATTGGCGATATTGCGCGAATTCTGATCAAAGCGGGGCGCGGGGCCGATACCCCCGTGGCGATTGTCACGGATGCCAGCCTGCCGACACAAAAGATATTGCAAACCACACTGGGCCGCATTGCGGATGATCTGGCCGCGCACCCCGTGTCGCCCCCTGCGGTAATCTGCATTGGCGGTACCGTGGATATTCTGGAGAACTCCAATGGGTAA
- a CDS encoding cobalt-precorrin-5B (C(1))-methyltransferase, whose amino-acid sequence MKQDPAKTLRRGWTTGACATAATKAALMALWGGGFPEHVSITLPKGETPDFAVVNTRAGAGWAEAGIIKDAGDDPDVTHGAEVRVRVSSSARGVVFVAGEGVGIVTKPGLPVPVGEPAINPKPREMICGVVEEMAATYGKNTDITVEISIVNGAELALKTWNPRLGIKGGLSVLGTTGVVRPFSCSAWIASIHRGVDVARSSGQTHVAGCTGATSEATVQALYGLPDHAMLDMGDFAGGLLKYIRRHPVARLTIGGGIGKITKLAQGAVDLHSGRSQVDFAALAGMVGDDRLVNMNTALEAYEIAGEKMAYIIAGQALVTVREILRDADALVDIVIIDRAGNIIARAGE is encoded by the coding sequence ATGAAGCAAGACCCCGCCAAAACCCTGCGCCGTGGCTGGACCACCGGCGCCTGTGCCACCGCTGCCACCAAGGCGGCGTTGATGGCACTGTGGGGCGGCGGGTTTCCGGAACATGTGTCGATCACCCTGCCCAAAGGCGAAACGCCGGATTTCGCGGTGGTGAATACGCGCGCCGGTGCGGGCTGGGCCGAAGCAGGGATCATCAAGGACGCGGGCGATGATCCCGATGTCACCCACGGGGCCGAGGTGCGGGTGCGGGTTTCATCCAGCGCGCGGGGGGTCGTGTTTGTTGCCGGTGAAGGTGTGGGAATTGTCACCAAGCCCGGATTGCCGGTGCCGGTGGGCGAACCTGCGATCAACCCCAAACCGCGCGAGATGATCTGCGGAGTGGTTGAAGAAATGGCAGCAACCTACGGAAAAAACACGGATATTACCGTTGAGATTTCCATCGTGAACGGTGCGGAACTGGCCCTGAAAACATGGAACCCGCGTCTTGGCATCAAGGGTGGTCTGTCGGTTTTGGGCACCACCGGCGTGGTGCGGCCGTTCTCCTGTTCGGCGTGGATTGCCTCGATCCATCGGGGGGTCGATGTAGCGCGGTCCAGCGGGCAGACCCATGTGGCGGGCTGCACGGGGGCGACCAGCGAGGCCACAGTGCAGGCGCTTTACGGTCTGCCGGATCACGCGATGCTGGATATGGGCGATTTCGCCGGTGGCTTGCTGAAATATATCAGGCGGCATCCGGTGGCGCGGCTGACCATTGGCGGGGGCATTGGCAAAATCACCAAACTGGCGCAAGGGGCGGTTGATCTGCACTCGGGCCGCTCGCAGGTGGATTTCGCGGCGCTGGCGGGGATGGTGGGGGATGATCGTTTGGTTAACATGAATACTGCGCTGGAAGCCTATGAAATTGCCGGGGAAAAGATGGCTTATATCATTGCCGGGCAGGCGCTTGTAACTGTTCGGGAGATATTGCGGGATGCGGATGCTTTGGTGGATATTGTGATCATCGACCGCGCCGGGAACATAATTGCAAGGGCGGGTGAATGA
- a CDS encoding cobalt-precorrin-6A reductase, whose translation MKLLLLAGTSEARRLAGALAKEPDIEVIASLAGVTREPLDLPVPMRTGGFGGREAFRKYLQDQGFDAIVDGTHPFAQIISKRSFEVAQELDIPHLQILRPAWVPEAGDLWTFIDDESEAARHIPQGATVFLATGRQTLHRFENLTGRRIICRQIETSEGEFPFEGGEYLIGRPPFSVDEEVELFTRRKVDWLVVKNAGGMLSRSKLVAARKLRIPVLLINRPPLLPCNRVETEDAALAWVRGLL comes from the coding sequence ATGAAGCTGTTATTATTGGCCGGCACAAGCGAGGCGCGCCGTTTGGCGGGGGCCTTGGCCAAAGAACCGGATATAGAAGTCATCGCCTCGCTTGCCGGTGTCACCCGCGAGCCGCTGGACTTGCCGGTGCCGATGCGCACGGGCGGGTTCGGCGGGCGCGAGGCGTTCCGGAAATATCTGCAAGATCAGGGGTTTGACGCGATTGTTGACGGCACGCACCCTTTTGCGCAGATCATCAGCAAACGCAGTTTCGAGGTCGCGCAGGAGCTGGACATCCCGCATCTGCAAATCCTGCGCCCCGCGTGGGTGCCGGAAGCGGGCGATCTCTGGACCTTCATTGACGACGAAAGCGAGGCGGCGCGACATATCCCGCAAGGGGCCACGGTGTTTCTGGCCACGGGCCGCCAGACCCTGCACCGGTTTGAAAACCTGACAGGACGGCGGATCATTTGCCGGCAGATTGAAACCTCGGAAGGGGAATTTCCGTTCGAGGGCGGGGAATATCTGATCGGGCGACCACCATTTTCGGTAGATGAGGAGGTCGAGCTGTTCACACGGCGCAAGGTCGATTGGCTGGTGGTGAAAAACGCGGGCGGGATGTTAAGCCGCTCTAAACTGGTGGCGGCGCGAAAGTTGAGAATCCCCGTGCTGCTGATCAATCGCCCGCCGTTGTTGCCTTGTAATCGGGTCGAAACCGAGGATGCGGCGCTGGCGTGGGTAAGGGGGCTGTTGTGA
- a CDS encoding DNA-3-methyladenine glycosylase family protein, translating into MRIITSDACVAEGAAELAKIEPRFAAAMQETGPLPLRKDGFTALLDAIVSQQISVAAASAIWGRMKAAKLTGPRKIMWASDEDLRACGLSSQKIRYARALAEARIDYNALRDTPSDEVIATLVKVPGIGPWTAEIYAMFSLGHADVFPPGDLALQEAARVLFDLDKRPGEREFRQMAAAWAPWRAVAARCLWSYYRVVKQREGIR; encoded by the coding sequence GTGAGGATTATTACATCCGATGCCTGCGTTGCCGAAGGGGCGGCGGAACTGGCGAAAATCGAGCCACGCTTTGCCGCCGCAATGCAGGAAACCGGCCCGCTGCCCCTGCGCAAGGACGGGTTCACGGCGCTGCTGGATGCGATTGTCAGCCAGCAGATTTCAGTGGCCGCCGCCAGCGCGATCTGGGGCCGGATGAAAGCCGCTAAACTGACCGGCCCGCGCAAGATCATGTGGGCCAGTGATGAGGATTTGCGCGCCTGTGGGCTAAGCAGCCAGAAAATCCGCTATGCCCGTGCGCTAGCCGAGGCGCGGATAGATTACAACGCCTTGCGCGACACCCCCAGCGACGAGGTGATCGCGACATTGGTCAAAGTGCCCGGCATCGGCCCGTGGACGGCGGAAATCTATGCGATGTTCTCGCTGGGTCATGCGGATGTGTTCCCGCCCGGCGATCTGGCGCTGCAAGAAGCGGCGCGTGTGCTGTTCGATCTGGACAAACGCCCGGGCGAGCGCGAATTCCGACAAATGGCCGCAGCCTGGGCGCCGTGGCGGGCGGTTGCGGCGCGCTGCCTATGGTCCTATTACCGCGTGGTGAAACAACGCGAAGGCATCCGGTAA
- a CDS encoding alpha/beta hydrolase, protein MTRELKTLRRAAKSGQTKSVLVFLHGYGANGDDLMGLANTLAPYLPDTVFLAPDAPEQCVGNPQGLQWFPVPWIDNSSEEDAVAGMKRAAGDLDAFLDKVMVDEGVSEDRIVLFGFSQGTMMALQVAPRRKAPVAAVVGFSGSLMLPDELRDQVVSKPPVMLLHGDQDEVVPPEALNKAEFALNTLGFEVYAFVMENAAHGIASEGLSVATGFIREKLGMDE, encoded by the coding sequence ATGACACGAGAACTGAAAACCCTGCGGCGCGCCGCCAAATCGGGCCAAACGAAATCCGTTCTGGTGTTCCTGCACGGCTATGGTGCCAATGGCGATGATTTGATGGGGCTGGCCAACACTTTGGCCCCCTATCTGCCCGACACGGTTTTTCTTGCCCCCGATGCGCCCGAGCAATGCGTGGGTAATCCGCAGGGGCTGCAATGGTTTCCGGTGCCCTGGATCGACAATTCCAGCGAAGAAGACGCTGTCGCGGGCATGAAACGGGCCGCCGGTGATCTGGATGCTTTTCTGGACAAGGTAATGGTGGACGAGGGCGTAAGCGAAGACCGGATCGTGCTGTTCGGATTTTCGCAAGGCACAATGATGGCGCTACAGGTTGCACCGCGGCGCAAAGCCCCCGTGGCGGCGGTTGTCGGCTTTTCCGGCAGTCTGATGTTGCCGGACGAATTGCGTGATCAGGTGGTCTCGAAACCGCCAGTGATGTTGCTGCATGGCGATCAGGACGAGGTGGTGCCGCCCGAGGCGCTGAACAAGGCGGAATTCGCGCTCAATACGCTGGGGTTCGAGGTGTACGCCTTTGTGATGGAAAACGCTGCACACGGGATCGCCAGCGAGGGATTAAGCGTGGCAACAGGGTTTATACGGGAAAAACTGGGGATGGACGAATGA
- a CDS encoding alpha/beta hydrolase, with product MTRVLNSERREAASGKGTSLVVFLHGYGANAQDLLGLADPLAPHMPDTVFVAPDAPEQCAGSPMGYQWFPIPWIDGSSEEDSAAGMERAVGDLNAYLDTVMQQEGISADKTVLFGFSQGTMMALYVAPRRSEAVAGVVGFSGRLMSPELLEDEAVVKPPVLLVHGDQDDVVPPASLPEAADALTAAGFEVYAHVMKGTAHGIAPDGLSVAAAFMREKLGIA from the coding sequence ATGACACGGGTTTTAAACAGCGAGCGGCGCGAAGCGGCCTCGGGCAAGGGGACGTCGCTGGTGGTGTTCCTGCATGGGTACGGCGCTAATGCGCAGGATTTGCTGGGGCTGGCCGATCCGCTGGCCCCGCACATGCCGGATACGGTTTTCGTAGCGCCCGATGCGCCCGAGCAATGCGCCGGAAGCCCGATGGGCTATCAGTGGTTTCCGATCCCGTGGATTGACGGCTCCAGCGAAGAAGACTCGGCCGCAGGCATGGAGCGCGCGGTGGGGGATCTGAACGCCTATCTGGATACGGTGATGCAGCAAGAGGGTATAAGTGCCGATAAAACCGTGCTTTTCGGCTTTTCCCAAGGCACGATGATGGCGCTATATGTCGCCCCGCGACGAAGCGAGGCGGTGGCGGGTGTGGTCGGCTTTTCCGGCCGCCTGATGTCGCCCGAGTTGTTAGAGGACGAAGCGGTGGTGAAGCCGCCGGTGTTGCTGGTGCATGGCGATCAGGACGACGTTGTGCCACCGGCCAGCCTGCCCGAAGCGGCAGACGCGCTGACGGCCGCCGGGTTCGAGGTTTACGCCCATGTGATGAAGGGCACGGCCCACGGCATTGCGCCCGACGGATTAAGCGTGGCGGCCGCGTTTATGCGCGAAAAACTGGGCATTGCCTGA
- a CDS encoding HNH endonuclease, whose translation MSGDFRTEFVREPSGLRHHPALVLNADYRPLSYYPLSLWPWQEAIKAAYLDRVDILAEYDQVVHSPTMEIRIPSVVVLRDYVQPQSKVAFTRFNLFLRDGFRCQYCGSKGDLTFDHVVPRAAGGITSWQNVVAACSPCNLRKGSKSLRASGLQLTKPPRQPQSEQLRNMGRKFPPNLMHESWIDFLYWDAELEE comes from the coding sequence ATGTCAGGCGACTTCAGGACCGAATTTGTCAGGGAACCCAGCGGGTTGCGGCACCATCCGGCACTGGTGCTGAACGCGGATTACCGGCCATTGTCCTATTACCCGCTGTCGCTGTGGCCCTGGCAAGAGGCGATCAAGGCGGCCTATCTGGACCGGGTCGATATTCTGGCGGAATATGATCAGGTGGTGCACAGCCCGACGATGGAAATCCGCATTCCCAGCGTGGTGGTGCTGCGGGACTATGTGCAGCCGCAAAGCAAAGTTGCTTTTACCCGTTTCAACCTGTTCCTGCGCGACGGGTTTCGTTGCCAGTATTGCGGATCAAAGGGGGATCTGACCTTTGACCATGTGGTGCCGCGCGCCGCGGGCGGGATTACCAGCTGGCAGAATGTGGTTGCCGCCTGTAGCCCGTGCAACCTGCGCAAGGGGTCGAAATCCTTGCGGGCGTCGGGCCTGCAATTAACCAAACCGCCGCGTCAGCCACAATCCGAACAATTGCGCAATATGGGCCGCAAATTCCCCCCGAACCTGATGCATGAAAGCTGGATCGACTTTCTGTATTGGGACGCCGAACTGGAAGAATAG